GTATTATTTGTACTTATTAAAGCTGGGACAAAAGTCAAATGGAATTTGGTTTGCAAACAAAATTGTGGATTCACTGATAATAGAGATAGGAGGAACTGATTTTGCTATAATGTTATGTCAAATGATGATGTAATGCCTTCTCAATATCGAGAGTCTCATCTTAACCTTGAAGACATGGTATACAACAGGAATATTGCTGCAAGAGTGTCATACtaaactttaaaaaagtaatatgaTGACTGTAAAACACTGTGTCCTTTGGCAGGTCTTCCTTTGCCATCAGCAAAAGTCGtctaaaataaattgcatagTATAGGCAGTAGGCAGAACTGTTAACTGAACGGGAATTTAGGACAAGTCTTCATTTTaggtttaaaactaaaaaaaaagaaaaaaaaaaaaaagattcctcgTTTTGGAAGATCTTCTGGATAATCTTCAGCAAATCAGTTACAGAAGTGTTCAGAAAATACCTTGTGCAGATTTCACCAGAATTTAGAAGATAGTTTGGGGTCAGTTTCTCTACTAAGAACAGAGGGAACagctcctttttaaaaaaatgaagacatatCCATTCACCCTTTCAGATAACTGATCTTTGAGTTGTCTAGGAAAATAATCAGCTTGAactaaaacagaattttttagTGGTTGCTGTGATCTGAACACAAAAGCAGCCTATGCTATAGACGTTAAGTCAGGCTTTCCAGTCTGATTACACTTTCCAGTCTACTTACACTGGACTTTGAAcgtgtttgttttctaaagccagtattttcaaaaattgttcCCTGCATTTAAGATATTAACAGGATAATTTGATTCCTAGCCATATAATCTCATTTTCAGAACTTTGAATACGAAGCATAAAAATCCTTGGTTTATGtttattgcagaaaatgaagtttcaaaactctttttctttagGTGCAAGAGCATCTACCAGAGTGTATCTTAGGAGATTTGGGTAGATCCTTACAAGCTTAGCACAGCTGCTAGAGGTGCTATATCAAGGTAGTTAACATACACACTGTCCTGGCTTGGTGCTAAATATCTtttgtaataattatttttctgtattaaaatagtACATCTGGATTTGTTAGATTAAATGTAAAAGAACgtggctcttttttttaatcagcaaagAAATAATACTGGTTTCTTTGTTTACAAATTGTTATGACAATTAATAGTAAATAGCCAATGACATTTTAGTGCTGCTTTTTGGTGTTTGGTCattgaaaagaaggaaaggtaGGGAAAGGAAAGATATATCGCATTCAAAGAATGCTTCAAAAGtgcttcttcctttctgaaagtAATCTTATTACAAATCACTTTTGTAACATGTGACCTTTCATTCCATAATAAAATCTGAGTAGAAATTGTCACGTGCTTACGTAAAATTGTTTTGTGGTCCTCTAGGCATGTGTTAGTTTTTCCCAGCTAGCATTGCCTTACTTTTTGCCAGGAGTCTAGCTACCGGAGTTATGATTATGAATGTGGTGAGTGAAGAAAAAAGCTCATAATGATATATccaacatgaaataaatacataaagcctttttatttctaacaggcTACTGAGATTCCCCTTGGTTTTAAGAGAGGGACATCCATTGACAGTAGCGGGCACTAGGTAACATTCTGTGTGACTGTCACCTTACATTAAGGGTTGTGTATGATCCTATCTTGGCTAATAATGGATTTTGGCAGAAAAGGTACTGACTGGTAGGGGAATTGAATTGTAAAGCTTCTAAGTAACATGACCCCATTTCCCTATATTAGATTGCATTTGGCAGTCCCTGAGCATTATCAGTCAACCAGTTACTGTGCCTACTCCTTGATGATAAAGAGTAGCATTGGTAGTaacttttgaaattttctttctcttggctACTTTAATTTAACATATTTCACACTGAGGACTGAGGAGAATACAGCTAATTTCAGGAATACTGCAAGTGAATAGTTGAGTAGTCTGCGCATGgaataataaatgaattaaatcaAGAAATTTACactcccttttctctctgtgaaatCAAAATCTTGTTAATTGTGCTCTGGTAATTGTTAAAACTGAGTTGATGACATTACTTGGTAGAAGAAACATTTGTGTATCATTTGTATATTCTGTACATATATTCACAACTGTTTGACTCTACCTCACAAAAACTGGACTAGACATTTTGACCAGGTTTCCTAAATTAGAGTCTTAGGAAATGCTAAGGAAATGAATGTTAAAAGATTGTTGCAGGCTGATGTACAGTGTAATGTACTGGGGAGTTTCTCACTAGAGGGGCTTCTTAAGAtttgctgcagctccagagagACTTGATCCTGCATGTGATACACTGCTTACCTCATGAGATAGAGCAGTACATGCAGAGTTCACACGTGCTCAGATAAGAGAATGGCCAGTGTGTCTATGAATTCCTGCTCTGTATGATCAGATGCATTATTTGGAGGTGAACAAAAGACTGCTGTGGTACAATTTGTCTACTGCCTCTGAGACCTGGAAGGAAGTGCCAGCAGGGGCCCTTGTTTTGTGCTAGTTCTGTGCTAGGACAAGAATTTTGGATCAAAGAAACCTGTAACAGTACACCCTGACTGGTGCAGCAAGAATAATGCTTTCTCTTCGGTAATGCCTGTAGCATACAGAGTAGACTACTTACCTGCCTCATATCCGTTTTCATTTCCCAGTGCTTTAGTCTAATAAGCCTGCCAGTTGCATGTTGCCTTAGGGGTCAGTTCTACCTCCCACGTTAGTTCTATTCTTTTGACCCATTTCTGTGATAATTTTAGAAGATTAAATGAGCTACTTTCACTGCCTGTTCTGTAGAATCTTACCTGTGGTTGAGTAATGTGCTGTTCATTagggaaaggaaatatattCCTTACTATGGTTATTCTAACACAGCGTGGGGATCAATCTTTCCTCCTATTTACATTCTGGGACCTTCACTAAGACTAACAAAATTAATGAGATGCTAAATGTGACTGACTGTAAGGGAGGAACTTACTtatgtttgctttgaaatattgaCTTTCTTACACTTGAAGGTCATTTGAATGTCTTCTAAGAATTACTGAGATGTTTATTGATTTCAGGGTTTTATTGTTACGCCTGCTCCACGTcttctttttttgccttctgttcTAATAACAGGTAGCAGACTATGTGTTTTCTAATGGGTAACAGCTCTTTCATAAATTCATTTACAAATATAGCATGCATACAGAGAGAGGCAAGAGTTCAGATACTGAGGGAGGTGAACACTAGATTATGGGTTtacctttattttgtttgaagtgCCCATTGCATTTTAACAGGAGGCAGTTGAGCTagctggggaaaaaggaaagtgtgCAGAGGGAGAGGGGCACGGTGGCGCTACCAGGTGGGGTGCTGAGGGTGCTCTTTTGGGACCTGTGTTGCCCCTGGCAGGTGCTACGTACACAGACCTTCCCTCATGGCATGTGCCCGGGTCTGCCAGCATGGCACCAGGCTGCGGAACGAGGCCAGGCCGCAGCACTCTGCATTGGGACTGGGCACTGCTCGCAGCCTCCTTACCGGTATGGTTCCTAATGGTGCAGAATTAGGAATCACACCAGTAAGAccaagcaggcaggcaggcaggctcaGGCTGCCTGGCACAGGGTCGTTTTTATATCCTCTATGGAAAAGCTAGAGCCAGAATAAGGGCAGTGCAAAGGGAAAACGAGTCACGGGGCAGCAAGTCAGCCTCGGTGCCTCTTAGGAGTTGGAAAGACTGCACTGTGCCACTCAGCTAGGTAAAATAATGCCTGCTGCTGCACTTCAGTGTTACCTTCTGATGAGAAGAGATAGCTGTTACCTGATGCTTGTCGGTGGTGGTGGCCAGTGGAGTAAGGCAGTTGTTATGTTGGCTGGTCCGTACACAGGGACATAAATTATCTGTGCAAACAAGGGCTTGAGGGCAGCCTGAAAACGTTTAAATGGCATCCCCTCCACCAAGTCAAAGTCAGCTTTAGGTGGGCAGgtgtatttgcatttaaaagaagcCATAAGTGGAGAAGCAATTAAAttacagtatattttttaaaaggagtcCTCTTTCTACATATCTGTATTGTGATTCCTCTTAGCCGTACTGCATGATTGAGATTTCATGTCTAGTCCCACGCTTTGCACagaggaaaggcaaggcaaATAATAAACATCTCTGTCTGATGAACAAAACTTATAatgcatctgtgtgtgtgtttgtgtgtttggaTATAtgcaatttcaaataaatagaaGCATCATTATCATATTGTTTAAAGCAAAGCAGATTCTTCTCAGTCACCTACTGATTTAAACACTGTAACTGGTGCTCAGTTTATGCTGGCTGGCTGCCAAACGAAAGCAATTATGTGCAATAATAGCAAAATTAAGAGGTGAGTGTTGCCGTTTTACAACAGGACATGGCAAAAACCATTTCCTTCTGTCAGCTGTATCTTGATTgaacacacaggcacacacgcacacacacacgtatgcACACAAATTTAAACACacattcttgttctttttcgTTCACTCTCTTTCCTGTGGGTTTTAACTTGAGGTCAGTGAaaccagaaaagaggaagagtaTAGACCACAGTGTTTGAAAGCGAATGAGAATAAAGCTCTTGCtttgtgggaaagaaaaaaagtagaaaaaaaaaaaaaaaaaaaaaaaaaagaacacaacgAAAAATCTCTCTCAGTTATTGTTCTGACTGTGATAATactttggtttttttttttcccactgccaGGTGTCCTGGTGGTAAACGTTACATGGAGGAACAAGACTTATGTGGGAACGCTGCTGGACTGCACCAAGCATGACTGGGCCCCTCCCAGGTAGGCAACCATTCTgactctgttttttctctgctgtgttttcaccCTCAGTGTCTGCTCAGAGACTATATGgacattaataaaaaacaaatggatATAATTGAAAACATACAGCCATGAAATGAGTAATTCTCTTTTCCACGCTTAAAAGTGGGGACATGAGGGtgggcatttttatttccttttgttttatgtttttgagTGTGAGGGGAAATACATGGGATTCAGACAAAGGGGagattacatttcttttgatttcaaaaaGCTTTCTCTTCAACTAATTAGTTGGTCttgtttttaccatttttgtctttttttatcaCATTCCCTTTGAGACTGTAACATTCTCATTTGAAAGGACATCCTTCCTTTAACGCAAATAAAGGTTTTGTTATGGGAAATGGTGTTGTTTTGGTATCTGTTCAGTTCACAGCTCCTGCTGATGACATCTGCTCTTGTTTATATATAGGTTCTGTGAATCTCCAACAAGTGACCTGGAAATGCGAGGAGGAcggggcagggggaagagggCAAggtctgctgcagctgcagccgtACCTGGAAATGATACGAGTTTTACCGAGTCCAGAGGACTTCAGAATAAGAATCGAGGTGGTGCtaatgggaagggaaggaggggcaGCCTTAACTCAAGTGGGCGCAGGACACCCCCAAACTGCGCTGTAGATGAAGTCAAAGCCAGCCCCTCATCcacaaacaagagaaaaagtaaGCCTCCAATGGAGCTAGACTTGAACTCCAGTTCAGAGGACAATAAGTGTGGAAAACGTGTTCGTACTAACTCTAGAAGCACTCCCACCACCCCACAGGGGAAACCAGAGACTACTTTTTTGGACCAAGGCTGCTCTTCTCCAGTGCTGATTGACTGTCCTCACCCCAACTGCAACAAAAAGTACAAGCACATTAATGGACTACGATACCACCAGGCTCATGCACATTTAGACCCAGAAAACAAACTGGAGTTTGAGCCTGACAGCGAAGACAAAATTTCAGACTGTGAAGAAGCTTTGAGTAATGTGGCACTTGAATGCAGTGAGCCAAGCACAAATTTGCCAGGCTTTGATCCGCTAAAAGCACCGACATCTCCTTCCTCTATCACTACCCCAGGGACCCCCAAGGGAAAAAGGGAACTGACCAGCAATGGCCCCAGTTCAGTTATCAGTTCCAAAACTGGCAAGAATTCTGGCAAAAAGAAGGGTCTGAACAGTGAATTGAACAGCCTTCCAGTAATTTCTAATATGGCAGCCACACTGGATAATTGCTCTGTAGCAGATGGCAATTTGCAAACTGAAATGCCAAAACTGGAGGCTGAAGGGCTAATAGACAAGAAGAGTATGAGTGATAAAGGCAAGAAAGCTAATAATTGCAAAGTGGATAAAAAcctttccaaactgaaaacagcCAGGCCCATTGCCCCAGCGCCAGCACCGACTCCTCCCCAGTTAATAGCTATACCTACTACAGCCTTTACAACCAGCACTACAGGGACAATACCGGGACTGCCCTCTCTAACAACTACTGTTGTTCAGGCTACACCAAAGAGCCCTCCGCTAAAACCTATTCAACCAAAGCCCACAATTATGGGAGAGCCAAGCACTGTAAACCCAGCTCTCACATCactcaaagacaaaaagaaaaaggagaagcgAAAGCTAAAggacaaagaaagcaaagagactGGAAGCCCTAAGATGGATTCTAAGCTGGGAAAGCTAGAGGATTCAAAAGGGTCTGGGAAAGATTTATCTGGACATTTTTTAAAGGACCATCTCAACAAGAATGAAGTGTTAGCTAATGGACTTTCCGAGTCTCAAGAGAGCAGGATGGCAAGTATTAAGGCTGAAGCTGATAAGGTTTACACGTTCACAGACAATGCTCCCAGCCCTTCTATAGGGAGTGCCTCCAGGATGGAATGCAGCACTTTGGTGAATGGACAATCTTCGATGGCGCCACTGCATGTGTTGACACAAAATGGTGCAGATAGCGCTGCCGCTAAAACCAACAGCCCTGCTTACTCGGATATCTCTGATGCAGCTGATGACGGTGGCTCCGACAGCCGGTCAGAGGGCATGAGGTCAAAGGCCAGCTCTCCTTCGGATATTATTTCTAATAAGGACGGTGTTGTAAAAGGACATTCTTCAACCACAGCACAATCGGCTCAAGCGAAAGAGTCCCATTCTCCCTATTACCATGGCTACGATCCATATTATTCTCCAAGTTACATGCACTCTGGACAGGTCAgcaccccagcagctgggaacagcagcacCCCACAGGGACTGAAGATCAAAAAAGAGGCTGAGGAAGaggctgaaaagaaagagaaggcagaacTGTCAGAtgccaagaaaaatgaaagcagttcCTCTAATTTGCAGCCACAACATCAGTCAGTAATAACGCAAAGACACCCTGCACTTGCTCAGTCACTTTATTATGGACAGTATGCCTATGGGCTCTATATGGACCAAAAGTCCTTAATGGCCTCTAATCCCGCTTACAGACAGCAGTATGAAAAATACTATGAGGACCAGCGActagcagaacagaaaatggcaCAAACTGGGAGGGACTGTGAAAGGAAGAATGAACCCCCGTTGAAGGAAATTGGAAAGGACGataacaagcagaaaaatgttccaTCTGCTACTATTTCAAAGGCTCCTTCAACTCCAGAGTCGagcaaaaataacagtaaaatagGGTCTTCGGTCCCTAACAAAGCTGAGGAGACGAGCAAATCACAGATCCTTTCCAatcaccagcagcagcttcagtcTGACAGTTTCAAAGccaaacaaatggaaaaccaTCAGCTCATAAAGGAGGCTGTGGAGATGAAATCTGTTATGGACTCCATGAAGCAAACAGGAGTGGATCCAACCACGAGATTTAAACAGGTGAGATCACAGGAAATGGAACAAGAGTGTCTTGATTTATCCTTCAATCATGTGAGATTTTGTATCTGATTCAGCTATGTTCTTCTGCCTTTGCAGTCAAACAGGCTTTgccatcctttttttctttctggttagTAATGTAGTCTGTGAATAGATCAACAGACATTTCAGTTGagctgtttgaaaagaaaaaaaaatctagcaagGTGGTGACAGAACCCAGGCTTAAGACCCGAATAgactattttaaattacatgcaTGAATAAAGTAGAATTAGATTTCTCTTTTAGATGTAAATTCTAAGCAATTTGCTTAgttcagaaatgagaaatttcaaGCAACATAAGCAGCTTTCATTGTGAGAGGACTTAAAGTAGATTTGAAACATGGtttgaagtgtttcttttttttgttaaatgacAGTTGGCATTTACAAAGATGGGTGAGCTGGTTCTTTGAAGAGTTGGCTTGAAGCTCAGCTCTTTATCTTAACCCAAGGTGACCTTTTTGAAACAGTTAAGTTCCCCTTCTGTCCTCAACCAACCTCCAGCCCCTACAGACCTACACAATGGATGAAATCATCTCTCCATTGAAGTCAGTGATAGTTTTGCCATTTACTTCAGTGGAACCAGAATTTCATCCAGTGGCTCATGCTGACCTTCCTAGATGTCAGATTTCCTTCATTCCAGGCAATGTTAGTGCCTCTGTGCTCTGAACTGGAGCCTCGATGCTTAATGCTTTCATGTTCTGGTGTACGGTACATCCCAGACTTCACCCTAACAGTCTGCCTTTGAAGATGCAGTGGGGTCAGGTGAATGGGAGTTAGGAAGCTCTAAAGGAAGTGGGATGGTACAGACCTGAGTAGGAGAAGATTTCTGCTGattgaaatgattttttgaaCCAGACAGTCCAAGTGTCTAGTTCTTGTTTCAGTTGCATGTGCCATGAGTGTGTATCTGTTGGAGATGGTATTTGCAATCAGCTCTTGCAtatcttgcattaaaaaaaaaaaaaaaaaaaaaaaaaagccaatctTCCTGTTATTGTTCAATACTCGTTTGATGTAGTCTGGTAAAGAACTCATCTATTTAATTCTGTAACATGTTTATAAACTGCTCTGTGTAATGTATTAAGCAAAAATGTATGTGATATCCTGTACGTGTTCCCTAAACCTTGTGGTCTTGATCCTGTAAATACTTCACTTGTGTAGTTTTACGAACTTAAAATAAGACTGTCAGATGAGGAAGTCTGCCTAAATGTTTGACTTCCACTGATACGTGAATGTTTGTAATGTCAGAGACAGCACAAGCATCTTTCCAGCTAGATACATTTTTCAGGTTCATTGTTCCAGGTAATCTAAGAGCTCTGGCATATCATTAGGCAGCTTTAATTTTGTGgttcacagatattttttgctCTCTAGTGGGAAAATATCTCTGTGggctttaattaaaatgttttatgaacagTGTGGTCTCAGAACTTCGATACAATGCATATGTATTTCATGATTAAACTAGTTAAAGGCATGAAGAAGGATAGAAGATGAAGCAATTGAATTAAATTTTGATAATAGCCTTTTGCTCTTTCCTGGGAATGTTGGTTTGACTTTGAGCTCAAGGCACTCTGTAGCAAACCTCTCCTCTATGTAATACAGTTATGTTATTAAAACAGCTATTAAAAGTACATTAACTGAAATATGAGAATatcaataataattttatttcagtatataagttcagaaaaaaaaatgttttctcctccaTATTAGGATCCAGATTCACGAACATGGCATCATTATGTTTATCAGCCCAAATACCTTGATCAGCAAAAATCAGAAGAACTTGATCGTgagaaaaagttaaaagaagACAGCCCTAGAAAAACACCTAACAAGGAAAGTTCCCTGCCTAACCTTCCTGTCTCGTTAGCAAGCATTAAAGAGGAGCCTAAAGAGGTCAAGCGTTCTGATTCTCAATCAGTGGATGAGAGCAAGATAAAAAACGATGATCGAAAGACTCCTGTAAATTGGAAGGACTCTCGGGGTGCTAGAGTAGCGGTTTCCTCACCAATGAGTCAGCATCAGTCATATATCCAGTACTTGCATGCTTATCCTTATCCACAGATGTACGATCCCAACCATCCAGCCTATCGTGCAGTCTCTCCTGTCCTAATGCACAGCTATCCTGGTATGTATTCTGAAATTTGCCTTGTACGCTAGTTAAGATTTACATGCTCAAAGTGCAGTAAAGCTTGCATTTTGCTATTTCTATTAGTAGCTTGAGTAAATTAGAAGCTTTGTGGGTGACATGTGTATTGCTTCTGCTTCCACTAGGTAAAGTTCTGTAGATGGAACTGATTTAATACAAGATGTTCCTGTTATGAACTGTCACCATTTCCAGCCAGAGTTTCTCCAACCCCTGACAGTCTGCTATTGCTGTTAGACTGACAGATAGTTTATTGcctataaaaatattctaagcACTTACTGTCAGAACCATTATAGTTACTATTCCTTTCACTTAAAGAGGACCCATAAATGTCTGAAATGGCTATCAGCTCAACCCTCTTTATAGCCTCCATTCATCAGTGTAaagtaggttaaaaaaaaaaaaaagaaaaaagaagcaaagataCTATTTGATAGTCACATGATTCATTTTTGATGTTACCCCCTGTCCTGGTATCCCCTCCTCCTACCTCAATATATCCAAAATACGAAAACAGTAACTTGATGTGGTATTTATTGTTCACCTGCAGGGGCCTATCTCTCTCCAGGATTTCATTACCCAGTTTACGGGAAGATGTCAGGGAGAGAAGAGGCGGAGAAAGTCAATACCAGCCCGAGCATCAACACGAAATCAACCACTGAGTCCAAAGCACTGGATTTGCTCCAGCAGCATGCCAACCAGTATCGCAGCAAGTCCCCTGTTGTAAGGCTTCATCTGTTGTTACCAAGGAGCAGTACTTTTGGGGAGGGGTAAAGAACATAATTTTAAGAAGCACACAGTCGAACATCAGGCTTTGAATGCATGATGCTTCTTTACAgtattgcttaaaataaaaccaatttaaAGTCACAACGCTTCTGTGGCAAATTGGAAGTGACGCATATAACAGGGTTCTGTGCTCAGGGTCTTTCTGACTTAAATGAATGGACTCATATAGAAACCAAGATTCAGAGGTACCTCCTGGTGCACGGTTTATTGCAGTTAATAATTATTTCCTGTTCAGAAACAGATAATGAAATGAGAAGCCGGGCTGTGCAATCTCATAATATCACTTCACTGTATTTACCATGAAGCTGTATCTGCCAAATAGCTCATTACAAGCTCCCATTTCTGAAGATTTCCATGTTAGCACAAACACTGCTATGTCACTTTCAGAGAAATTGGTGCTGGTTTTAACTGTGAGCAAATCACTGACTGATTCtatttttgaaagctctttCTAGCTATTCAGACAGCCTTGATCCCCTGAGTGCTTTAAAGAGGGCTGAGGATTCATTTACATCAGCTCTCAGCAGCTTAAATAGGTTGTTCAGGCATTGGCAAGTCAGCCAAGCATAAGGGTGCCCAAAACTAGAGGTCAGCATGGTGGAAGTCTTCATGCTGCAGTGTGTTGCTTCAAAATTTCTGCTCATAGAAAGTCTTCCATTAGTCAGAGACACAAGCTTTAGATTAGAATCAAATGCAAATAATCTGTTATATAaacttcatcagaaaaaaaaaaaagcttcatcaTTTCAATGTCATTGCCACATAATATTGGCGAGTGTGTTTTTGttgaaattttctcatttttaaataaaaaatcttatatCAGTTTGCTTTCACCTTTTATTGCCAGCCCGTGGAAAAATCAGCAGCTGAGCGTGAACGGGAAGCGGAAAGGGAAAGAGACCGTCATTCTCCTTTTAGCCAGCGACATCTCCATACACACCATCAC
The genomic region above belongs to Oxyura jamaicensis isolate SHBP4307 breed ruddy duck chromosome Z, BPBGC_Ojam_1.0, whole genome shotgun sequence and contains:
- the ZNF608 gene encoding zinc finger protein 608 isoform X3 — translated: MSLNTSTTGKGVDPNAVDTYDSGDDWEIGVGNLIIDLDADLEKDRQKFEMNNSTNTTSSSNTSSKDCGGLASSGANTTSALADGLKFASVQPSAPQGNSSHKETSKSKVKRSKTSKDANKSLPSAALYGIPEISSAGKRQEVQGRPGEATGMNSALGQSVSSNPNGNNNNTSNTTTTIASCGKNKEEKPGKNQGSRGSKRDKDAGKSRKDKQHDLQPGHPNGPGGGSGQAPPGHLYGYGSKGGGSGSPFHCTAAAAVGEVSKSAPDSGLMGNSILVKKEEEEEESHRRIKKLKTEKVDPLFTVPAPPPPISSSITPQILPSYFSPSSSNIAAPVEQLLVRTRSVGVNTCEIGVVTEPECLGPCEPGTSVNLEGIVWHETEEGVLVVNVTWRNKTYVGTLLDCTKHDWAPPRFCESPTSDLEMRGGRGRGKRARSAAAAAVPGNDTSFTESRGLQNKNRGGANGKGRRGSLNSSGRRTPPNCAVDEVKASPSSTNKRKSKPPMELDLNSSSEDNKCGKRVRTNSRSTPTTPQGKPETTFLDQGCSSPVLIDCPHPNCNKKYKHINGLRYHQAHAHLDPENKLEFEPDSEDKISDCEEALSNVALECSEPSTNLPGFDPLKAPTSPSSITTPGTPKGKRELTSNGPSSVISSKTGKNSGKKKGLNSELNSLPVISNMAATLDNCSVADGNLQTEMPKLEAEGLIDKKSMSDKGKKANNCKVDKNLSKLKTARPIAPAPAPTPPQLIAIPTTAFTTSTTGTIPGLPSLTTTVVQATPKSPPLKPIQPKPTIMGEPSTVNPALTSLKDKKKKEKRKLKDKESKETGSPKMDSKLGKLEDSKGSGKDLSGHFLKDHLNKNEVLANGLSESQESRMASIKAEADKVYTFTDNAPSPSIGSASRMECSTLVNGQSSMAPLHVLTQNGADSAAAKTNSPAYSDISDAADDGGSDSRSEGMRSKASSPSDIISNKDGVVKGHSSTTAQSAQAKESHSPYYHGYDPYYSPSYMHSGQVSTPAAGNSSTPQGLKIKKEAEEEAEKKEKAELSDAKKNESSSSNLQPQHQSVITQRHPALAQSLYYGQYAYGLYMDQKSLMASNPAYRQQYEKYYEDQRLAEQKMAQTGRDCERKNEPPLKEIGKDDNKQKNVPSATISKAPSTPESSKNNSKIGSSVPNKAEETSKSQILSNHQQQLQSDSFKAKQMENHQLIKEAVEMKSVMDSMKQTGVDPTTRFKQDPDSRTWHHYVYQPKYLDQQKSEELDREKKLKEDSPRKTPNKESSLPNLPVSLASIKEEPKEVKRSDSQSVDESKIKNDDRKTPVNWKDSRGARVAVSSPMSQHQSYIQYLHAYPYPQMYDPNHPAYRAVSPVLMHSYPGAYLSPGFHYPVYGKMSGREEAEKVNTSPSINTKSTTESKALDLLQQHANQYRSKSPVPVEKSAAEREREAERERDRHSPFSQRHLHTHHHTHVGMGYPLIPGQYDPFQGLTSAALVATQQVAAQASATGMFPAQRR